The DNA region CGGCACAAACGGGTCCTCGAACAGGATCTCCTGCGTGAAATCGTAGCGGGACGTTCCCAGCACGCGCCCGACGACGAGGTCGACTTCGTTCTGCGTCAGCGCCCGTACCATCTGGTCGATGGTGCCCTCGATAACGCGGATCACCATGCCTTGTTGCGCCCGCTGCAGTGCGATCAGGCTTTGCGGCAACAGATAGGGCAGTACCGTCATCGTTGCGCCGACGGCGAGCGTGCCGGTCAATCCGCCGTGCACGGCGGCCAGGTTGTCGCCGATCCGGTTGAGTTCGGCGAATATCGCCTCGATATGCGGCAGGACGATCTCGCCGAACGCGTTGGGCACGACGGCGCGCGGATGCCGATCGAACAGAGGGGTGCCCAGCAGGGTCTCGACCTCGCGCAGCTTCTTCGTCACGGCAGGCTGCGCCAGGTGCAGAACGCTCGCCGCGCGCGAAATGCTCTCCTGACGCGCTACCTCGAGGACGACGCGCAAATGCGACAGCTTGCATCGCGTGACAATCTTGCGCCGCAGGACTTCCGCGCTCAGCGCCTCGCGATCTGCCATGCCGTACTACTCCAAAACGCCCGCCCGACATATTCGAATCATTATAGCGGCGGATGCAAACGATATTTTCTCGGCTTCTGTCCGCGTGCGAGCGTTGGTTTCCTCGAAAGTTCCGATGAGGCCGACCTTGAAAATCAAAAGCTACACGATCGAGCGCGTCTCCCTGCCGGATGCTGACCCCAATTGGCGCATCTCCGGTTTCGCCATTCCGACCAATGACGGCTGCATCGTCACCCTGACGGCGGACGACGGGACGCAGGGAGAAGGCTATGCCGCCGCGTTCGCCCATCTCGGCGCGACGCAAGAAGGCACCTACCAAGCCCTGGAGTCGATGTGTAAGCGCATCGTCGGCCGCGATGCGCTGGCGATCGAGGCCAACATGACGGTGGTGCGCGGCACGATCCGCGGCAACAATCCGGCCAAAGGCGCCATGGACTGCGCGTTGCACGACCTTCTGGCGCGCGTTCTCAAAGTGCCGCTGTATCAGGTCCTTGGTGGCAAGACCCGCGCCAAGGTGCCGCTGCTGCGCATTCTCTCGATCAAGTCGCCCGCTGAAGTGCGTGAGAAGGCCAAGGAGCTCACGGACAAGGGCTACCGCTATGTGAAGATCAAGGCCGCCGGCAATCCGAAGGAGGACGCAGAACGCGTGAAGCTTGTGCGCCAGGCGGTCGGCGATAAAGTCTTCATCTGCGTCGACCCGAACCAGGCCTATCGCACCAAGAGCGCGATCGAGTTCGCTCGCCGTGTCGAGGAATACGACGTCAGCATTCTCGAGCAACCGGTCGGCGATGCCGATATCGCCAGCCTCGAAACGATCGCCCGCAACGTCGCGATGCCGGTCGAGGCCGATGAATCCGCCACCATGGTCGAGCAGGTCATGGACCTGACCGCGAACCGTCGCATCGACGCGGTCAACCTCAAGATCCCGCGATCCGGCGGCATCTTGAATGTGATGACCATGGCCCGCTTGTGCGAGATCAACAACATCGGCTGCCGCATGGGCGCCAATGTCGGCAGCCGGCTATTGGCGGCGCATGCGTTGCACGTCGCGGCGGCGCTGCCGAACATCGATTTCGCCTGTGAGCTGGCTGAATTCGAGCGCCTGCAGAACGATCCTTACGAGGGACTCGAGGTGATCGACGGCGAGCTCACGGTGCCGGACGAGATCGGCACGGGCGTGCGCCGCCGCGCGGCGTAATGACACGATGATTGCCGGGGCTGCCGCACGGGCGGTGCGCCTCGGCATTACTCTTCGTACGGGAAAAGCTATATGCGCGGGCAGGGCCCGCGCATGACCGTCACCGGCGCTAGGCTGCGCGCGAAACGAATTTGGTGACGAAATAGGCCTCCAGCGCTTCGGAGCCGCCTTCGCGGCCGTAGCCGCTTTCCTTGATGCCGCCGAACGGCGTTTCGGGCAGGCCCAAACCGAAATGGTTGATCGACACCATGCCGGCCTGCAGTTCGTGCATGAGCATGTCGCCGCGCGCCGGCACATTCGTGAACCCATACGCGGCGAGGCCGAACAGGCTGTCGTTCGCCTGAGCGATGATCTCGTCGTCACGTCCGAACGGCATGAACAGCGCCACGGGACCGAAGGGTTCGTCATTCATGATCCGCGCCGTCCGCGGCACGTCGGTCAGCGCCGTCGGCTCGTAGAAATAGCCGTGATTGCCGGAACGACGGCCGCCTGCCGCGACCTTGGCGCCGTCCTTGACCGCGTCCTCGACGATGGCCTCGACGGCGTCGCGCCGGCGGCTATTGGCGAGCGGGCCCATCTGCGTCGCGGCGTCGGTGCCGTTGCCGATGCGCAGGGCTTTGGCCGCCCCCGCAAAGGCTTCGACTGTGCGCTTGTAAATCGTTTCCTGCACGTAGAACCGTGTCGGTGAAATGCAGACCTGGCCGGCGTTGCGGTATTTGCCGGCCACGATCTTCGGCACCACGTCATCGACGGTGACGTCATCGAAGATCACCACCGGTGCATGTCCGCCAAGCTCCATGGTGCAGGGTTTCATGTAGCCGGCGGCAAGCCGGGCGAGGTGTTTGCCGACCGGCACGGAGCCCGTGAACGACATCTTGCGCACGACCGGTGACGGAATGAGATACTCGGAGATCATCGGCGGATGGCCGAAGACGAGATTGAGCGCTCCCGCCGGCAGTCCGGCATCGACCAACACCTCGGCCAGCGCGATGCAGGCGCTTGGCGCCTCTTCCGGTCCCTTGATGATGATGGCGCAGCCGGCGGCGAGCGCCGCGGCGATCTTCTTCGCCGCTTGGTTGGCGGGAAAATTCCAGGGCGTGAAGGCGGCGACGACACCGATCGGCTCGCGCACGACACGTTGCGTCACATTCGACAGGCGCGCCGGGATATCGCGGCCGTAGGCCCGCATCCCTTCCTCGGCGCACCACGCAAAGGTCTCGACGCACATCGTCACTTCGATGCGCGCCTCGCCGATCGGTTTGCCCATCTCGGCAGTGATCTTGGCGGCAACCTCGTCGCGGCGCCCTGCTAGCAATTGCGCGGCCTGGCGCAGAACCTGCGCACGCTTGTGCGCCGGTGTCTTGCGCCACACCTCAAATCCGGCGGCGGCCGACGCAAGGGCCTCGTCGAGATCGCTCTTGGCCGCGACCGCGAGGCGCCCGACCGGACGCTCGGTCGCCGGATTGATGACCTCGCGCCACTCCTGGCCGCCACCCGCGCGCCATTGGTTGTCGATCATCAACAGCAGCGACGGCAAATCGACGGATACGGTCGTCATGGCAGGGTCCTTAAACAAGCACGACGCTCTCGCGGCGCAAACGAACAAACAGTCGGCTCGAGAGGGTGGCGGCCGTTCGTGCGCCGGCACGGGGAGGTCCCGGCACGGAACGGCCGCCGTCAAGCGGCATCACTTCATCGGGCATTCCTGATGATAGGCGTCCTTTTGATCGACCAGCAGAACGCCCTTGGTCACCATTGAGACGCGGCCCTTCGCATCCTTTCCTACCTCGAGGAGATTGAAGTTCTCGATGGGGAAATTGTTGTTGTTGAAGGCGAACTTGCCTCGCACCGACTCGAACTTGGCGTTCTTTAGCGCCGCCGCGAAGGCTTCCTTGTTCGACAGGTCGCCCTTCACCTGGCCGATGGCCACGTCGAGCAGCTTCGCGGAATCGTAGGCCTGAGCGGCGAAGTTCGACGGAATGCGGCCGTATTTCTTCTCGAACGCCTCGACGAAAGCCTTGTTCGCGGCATTGTCGGTGTCGGGCGCCCACACCTGCGCCGTCATGACGCCGAGCGCCGTCTCGTTCAGGGCCGGCAGGGTCAGACCGTCGACCGTCGCAACGACGATCAGCGGGATTTTGCCGAGCAGACCGGCTTGCCGATACTGCTTGATGAAGTTCACGCCGAGACCGCCGGCATAATGCGCGAACACCGCGTCGGGCTTGGCGAGGGCGATCTGCGCCATCTCGGCCGAGAGATCCATCTGGTTGAGCGGCGTGTGCAGCTCTTTGACGAACGGCTCTTTATAGTAACGGCGGAATCCGGCGAGCGCGTCCTTCCAGCCCTGGAAATTCGGGCCCATCGCGAAGATCTTCTTGTAGCCTTTCTCCGTCGCATATTTGCCGACCGCCTCGCTCATCTGGTCGTTCTGCCAGGAGGTCGAGAAGAAGAGGGGCGAGCAGGCCGCGCCGGCCATCGGCGAGGGACCGGACGCCGAGCCGATCAGGAACACGCCGGCGTCGGTGATCTTCTTGTTGATCGCCATCATCACGTTGGAATACGAGACGCCGGTGATGATCGGCACCTTGTCCTCGCTGATCAGCTTCTGCGCGACTTGTACGCCGACATCGGGCTTGAACTGGTCGTCTTCCTTGACGACCTCGATGGTCTTGCCGCCGAGCTTGCCGCCCATCTGCTCGAGCCCGAGCATGAAGCCGTCATACTGGTCTTGACCCATCGCGCCGATCGAGCCGGACAGCGTCGCCAAGAAGCCGATTTTCAAGTCGGCCGCGCCGGCCGGAACGGCCGTTGTCAGCACCGCGCTCGCCAGCAGCGCAGCGCAAAGCCTGGTCATCGTCATGATCCTTACCCCTCCAATGAAAAGCTACACGCCTAGATAAGCTTTCAATTCATCCTGCCGGCCGTTGAACTCCTCTGACGTTCCTTCCCAAACGACGCGGCCCTTTGACAGCACGTAGTGCCGGCTGGCGAGATCCAGCAAAGGCTTCAGGTTCTTGTCGGTGACGATGATCGAGAGGCCTTCGCGCCTGAGTTCGCGAAGCGAGCTCCAGATCTCCTCGCTGACGAGCGGCGCGAGCCCCTCGGTTGCTTCATCGAGGATAAGCAGGCGTGGATTGGTCACGAGCGCCCGTGCGATGGCAAGCATCTGCTGTTCACCGCCGGACAGGGTGGCGGCAAGCTGTCCCTTGCGTTCCTTCAAACGCGGGAAAAGCTTGTAGACGCGGTCGACGGTCCAGGCAGCGGCGCGATTGCGCTCGCCGCGCTGGAACGCGATCAGGTTCTCGTACACGGTCAGCGTCGGAAACACGCGCCGGCCTTCCGGCACCAAGCCAATGCCGTAGCGCGCCACCTCGTGACATGGCCGCGCCTGGATCGGCTTGCCGTCAAACAGGATCGTGCCGGCGCGCGGCTTGATGAAACCCATGATCGTGTTGATCAGCGTCGAGCGGCCCATGCCGTTGCGGCCGAGGAGCGTGACGAAGTCGCCCGCCGCCACGCCGATCGAGACGCCGAACAGCACTTGGGTCGCGTCGTAGCTCGATTCCACCCTGTCGACAGCGAGCAACATTAGGCGGCCTCTCCGAGGTAAGAGGCGCGCACCTGAGGGTTTTCGCGGATCTCGGCCGGCGAGCCGGTGGCGATAATTCGGCCATAGACGAGCACGCTGATGCGGTCGGCCAGCGCGAACACCGCATCCATGTCGTGCTCGACAAGAATGGTCGAGAAGCGGCCGCGGAAGCTCTGAAGCAGCTCCACCATGAGGCGAGACTCGACCGTGCCCATGCCGGCCATCGGCTCATCGAGCAAGAGCACTTGCGGATTGGAAGCGATGACCATGGCCATCTCGAGTTGCCGCAGTTCGCCGTAGGCCAAAACGCGTGACGGCAGATCGGCTTTCGCGCGCAGGCCGACGTCGGCGAGCGTCGCCAGCGCCGGTTCGCGCAGTTCGCTTGCCTCGACTGCCCGGTGCCAGAATTTGAAACTATGGCCGCTCTTGGCTTGAACCGCGAGGATGACGTTTTCCAAGACGGTGAGATCGCGCAGCACCGACGTCACCTGGAACGATCGCCCGAGACCGAGAAGGATGCGACGATCGGTCCGCATGCGGGTGATGTCGGTGTCGCCCAATGTGATACGGCCGGCCGTCGGAAAGTGCTCGCCGGTGATCTGCTTGATGAAGGTGGTCTTGCCGGCACCATTCGGCCCGATGATCGCGTGCACCTCGCCGGGCAGCAGATCGAAGTCGACGTTGTCGGAGGCCAGGACGCCGCTGAACCGTTTCACCAAGCCGCGCGTCGAGAGCGCCGGGTTTACGCCGTTCATCGCGGCCTCCCCGGCAGGCTGCCCCAGAGTCCGCGCCGCGCCAGCAGACCGATGAGAACGATCATCACGCCGACGCCGCCGATCCAATGATCGGTGAAACGCTTGAGCAGATCCTCGATAAGCAGAAAGGCGAAGGCGCCGAAGGCCGGGCCCATGACGGTGCCGGTGCCGCCAAGCACCACCATGATCATGAGATCGCCCGATACGGTCCATGACGCATAGGAGGGCGAGGCGAACATCGTCAGATTGGCGAGGAGCAGGCCAGAAATGCCGGCGACGCAGCCCGACAGGACATAGGCCACGAGCTTGTAGGTGGTGGTCGGAAAGCCCAACGCCCGCATCCGGTCTTCGTTGATCATGCAGCCGCGCAACACGAGGCCGAAGCGTGCGTGGTAAAGGCGGTAGCTACCGTAGATGAGCAGCGCGAGGACGCCGAAGGTCGTGTAATAGAGCGTGGTCGGATTCTTCAGGTCGACGAAGCCGAAGCGGCTTCCCATGGAAATCGGCAGGCCGTCGTCGCCGCCGAATTCCTTCAAGCTGATCACCAGGAAGTAGAACATCTGCGCGAAGGCGAGGGTGATCATGATGAACGCGACGCCGCGCGTGCGCAGCGCCACGGCGCCGGTCGCCATGGCGGCAAAAGCGGAAACGACGATGGCGAAGGCGAGATGCGCCCAGCCGTTGCCGATGCCGAAATAGCTGCACAGCGCCACGCTGTAGGCGCCGATACCCATGAACAGCGAGTGCCCGAAGCTCACCATGCCGCCGAAGCCGAGCACGAGGTTGAGCGCGGTCGCCGCCACCGCGAAGATGAGCAGCCGCGTCACCAGCACCACGTAATACGGGGTCTCGGCGTAGCGGGCGGCGATCGGCAGCAGCACGAGCGCTGCCGCGGCCAGGACGACAAGCCACACCGCGAAGGCTGGCAATGCAGGCCTATTGAGGGACGGGGCCGACATGGTGGTCATGTCACCGCCCTCGCACCGGGAAGAGGCCGTTCGGCCGGAAGGCCAGGACAAGCGCCATCAGGAGATAGATGATCATCGAGGCGACTGCCGGACCAGCCGCACCGGCGAGGGAGGAGCTGAGAAAGCTTTCGAAGACGAACGGCAGCATCGAGCGGCCGATCGTGTCGACGAGGCCGACGATGAGAGCGGCATAGAAGGCGCCGCGCACCGAGCCGATGCCGCCGATGACGATCACCACGACGGTCAGTATCAGGACGGTCTCGCCCATGCCCGGTTCGACTGACAAGATCGGCGCGGCAAGCGCGCCGGCGAGCCCGGCGAGTCCTGCGCCGAGACCGAAGATCATGGTGTTGAGCAGATTGATGTTGACGCCGAGCCCGGCGACCATCGCGCGATCCGATGCGCCGGCGCGGATGAGCATGCCGAAACGGGTCTGATGAATCAGGACGTAGGCGCCGATCGCGGCCAGAAGGCCCGCCGCCACGATCACCAGGCGATAGACCGGATAGCCGACGCCAAGCACTTCATAGGTGTCCGAGAGTGCATCCGGCATGCCCATGAAATATGGCGACGGCCCCCAGAACGAACGCGCCATCTCGTTGAAGATCAGGATGAAGCCGTAGGTGCACAGCACCTGATCCAGATGGTCCCGGTCGTACAGATGCTTGAAGACGAACCGCTCCAGCACCGCGCCGATGGCGACCGTGATCGGCACCACCAGCAGGAGCGACATCACGAACAGGCCCGTCTTGTTGTAGAGCGTGGCCGCCACATAGGCGCCGGTCATGTACAGCGCGCCGTGCATCATGTTGACGAAGTTCATGATGCCGAAGACCAACGTAAGTCCGGCCGCCAGAAGGAACAGCATCACCCCGAATTGGATGCCGTTCAGCGTCTGGATGATGAAAAGCGATCCGAGCATCAGGGCAAGGCTTCGATAAGAGTGTCGCCTCCGGCGGCATAATTGAGCCCGCGATTGTCTTCGCGAATAAGGTCGGACATCTTCTCGCCGATCATGATCGCTGGGATGTTCGTATTCGCGCGTGGCAGGGCCGGGATGACCGAGCAGTCGGCGATGCGGAGCCCTTCGACACCGATCACCTTGCCGCGGGAGTCCGTGACGGCGTACGGGTCGTCCGGACGGCCCATGCGGCAGGTCCCGGAGGCGTGCCAGACGCCGACGACGACGCGCAGCAGGTTCTCGCGGAGCTTGGCTTCGTCGGCAAGCAGGTCGCTCAACGGCTCGCCTTCCGCGATGAAACCACGCAGGAAGCTCTTGCGCACGGCATCGGGTGCGTCGAGGAAGGTCGATGCCGCCTGAGTGAGCGCCGCATTCACCTTGTTGTACTTGCTCATCCGGCGCACGCGCTCGGTATAGCTCGCAAGGAAGGGGTGGCGCGCGACGCTTTTGATCGAAGGGGCCTGATAGAGCGCGTCAATAAAGCGCACCGCATCCACCATGCGGGCCATGTCGCGCTCGTCCGACAGCAGGTTGAAATCGACATCTGGCTCGTCATCGGGCCGTGCGGATGTGAGCCGGACACGGCCGCGCGAATAAGGCTTGTTTAAAATGACCATCAAAGAGCACAGGCGATGGCCTACCGCGTGCCACGCCGTGCGGTTGAGCGGGCATAAGAACATATCGCCCGGCTGCGCATCGGGCGTGCGCGCGGTGTAGCGCAAACTCACATGGATATGGCGGCGGATCGCGGGATCGAGCCGCGCTGCACGTTCGAGAAAGGCGGCGACGCCGACCGATGGGTGGTCGTTGAGGTTGTCGCCGACGCCCGGGCGATCCAGAACCACATCGATGCCATGGCGTTTGAGCTCGGTGCCCGGACCGATGCCTGCGCGCATGAGCATCGCGGGTGTGTGGAGAGCGCCGCCGGTCAAGATGATTTCACGTGCGAAGAATGTGTGCGTCTCGCCGTTCGCTGCCCGTGCTTTGACGCCGATCGCGCGCCGGCCCTCGAACAGCAGCCGGGTGACGGACATTTCGGATGCGATCTCCAGATTCGGACGCAGGCGTGTCGCGGCATCGAGATAGCCGATTGCGGATGAAACACGCCGATCGAACGCGTTCGAGAAGGTCGAAGGAAAGTAGCCGTCCTGCCACTCGCCATTCTGGTCCCAGATGTTCCGATAGCCGTTGTCTTCAAACGCCTGAACGGCGGCGTTGGTGAAGCCAGACCACAAATGCGGGAATATGCGTCGGATCGGAATGCGGCCGCCGCGTCCGTGCAGTGGGCCATCCATGTCGAGGTCGTGCTCGAGGCGTTTGAAGTACGGGAGGACGTTGTCCCAATTCCATCCTTCCGCGCCGAGCTGCGCCCATTCGTCGTAGTCGGCCGGAGCGCCGCGATTTGCGAACTGTCCGTTGATCGATGAGCCACCGCCGACAACGCGGGCCTGCTCATAGTTGCGCATCGGCGCGTTCCCAGCGCGGTCGCGCGGGCGGAACGTGACTCTCATATCCGGCCAGATGAAGTCCCGCGTGAAGTAGGCGATCAGCGGGAAGCTATCGAGCATCGAGGCGGGTTCGCGGCCCGGTGGCCAGTCCTTGCCCGCTTCGATCAAGAGCAGCCTGGACATGCCGTCTTCGGTTAATCGATGCGCCAGAGCGCAACCGGAAGACCCGGCTCCTACGACGATGTAATCAAAAGTTGTCACTAAGCTCACTTCTCACTGCCGTATTTCCGAGCAGTTTCATTAGGCGCTTAATAAGGGTCCAACGAAAATGAATTCTAGTACCGCTCCTATATCCATCTGGTTATATGATGAGGCCATGGAAAGCCGTCGCTACCGGCAACTCGTTTCGCGTTTGAAGTTGCGGCATTTGCGGCTCGTCGAGGCCGTTGCCGAAGCGGGTGGCGTGTCGGCTGCGGCAGAGGTGCTCAAGATCACGCAACCGGCTGTGTCCAAAGGCTTGCGTGAGGTCGAAGAGATCATCGGCATGCCGTTGTTCGAGCGCGGGCCGCAGGGGCTGTCGCTGACGGCCACCGGCCAGATCGTGTTGGCGCGCGGCAAAGTCATTCAATCGGAGCTCAGACAGGTTTCCGATGAGATCGAAGCGCTGAGCACTGGCATTTCCGGCATCATGTCGATCGGGACGGCGCTCGTGAGCCGGCCCAAGCTCATTCCGCGCGCACTGAATCTCATGCGCGAGCGCACGTCGGCCGCGGCGGTGCGTCTTATCGATGGCACCGAGGAGACGCTGCTCGATTGGCTGCGTGAAGGCACGCTCGATCTTATGGTCGGCCGGCTGCCGCCAACCGATCGGGACGACGAGTTC from Pseudolabrys taiwanensis includes:
- a CDS encoding LysR family transcriptional regulator, with product MADREALSAEVLRRKIVTRCKLSHLRVVLEVARQESISRAASVLHLAQPAVTKKLREVETLLGTPLFDRHPRAVVPNAFGEIVLPHIEAIFAELNRIGDNLAAVHGGLTGTLAVGATMTVLPYLLPQSLIALQRAQQGMVIRVIEGTIDQMVRALTQNEVDLVVGRVLGTSRYDFTQEILFEDPFVPVVGARHPLASATHPMQEMSRYGWILPPDGSSAREPVERYMLRNHVRPRERAIETVSFQVTMSLLENTDIIAVLPLHLARLGEVRRSLKIIGPEIGGGSLPLGLTYRSDRPLPPVARALIETLRATIASLTPAPDLVTAL
- a CDS encoding mandelate racemase/muconate lactonizing enzyme family protein, with the protein product MKIKSYTIERVSLPDADPNWRISGFAIPTNDGCIVTLTADDGTQGEGYAAAFAHLGATQEGTYQALESMCKRIVGRDALAIEANMTVVRGTIRGNNPAKGAMDCALHDLLARVLKVPLYQVLGGKTRAKVPLLRILSIKSPAEVREKAKELTDKGYRYVKIKAAGNPKEDAERVKLVRQAVGDKVFICVDPNQAYRTKSAIEFARRVEEYDVSILEQPVGDADIASLETIARNVAMPVEADESATMVEQVMDLTANRRIDAVNLKIPRSGGILNVMTMARLCEINNIGCRMGANVGSRLLAAHALHVAAALPNIDFACELAEFERLQNDPYEGLEVIDGELTVPDEIGTGVRRRAA
- a CDS encoding NAD-dependent succinate-semialdehyde dehydrogenase, whose amino-acid sequence is MTTVSVDLPSLLLMIDNQWRAGGGQEWREVINPATERPVGRLAVAAKSDLDEALASAAAGFEVWRKTPAHKRAQVLRQAAQLLAGRRDEVAAKITAEMGKPIGEARIEVTMCVETFAWCAEEGMRAYGRDIPARLSNVTQRVVREPIGVVAAFTPWNFPANQAAKKIAAALAAGCAIIIKGPEEAPSACIALAEVLVDAGLPAGALNLVFGHPPMISEYLIPSPVVRKMSFTGSVPVGKHLARLAAGYMKPCTMELGGHAPVVIFDDVTVDDVVPKIVAGKYRNAGQVCISPTRFYVQETIYKRTVEAFAGAAKALRIGNGTDAATQMGPLANSRRRDAVEAIVEDAVKDGAKVAAGGRRSGNHGYFYEPTALTDVPRTARIMNDEPFGPVALFMPFGRDDEIIAQANDSLFGLAAYGFTNVPARGDMLMHELQAGMVSINHFGLGLPETPFGGIKESGYGREGGSEALEAYFVTKFVSRAA
- a CDS encoding ABC transporter substrate-binding protein — its product is MTRLCAALLASAVLTTAVPAGAADLKIGFLATLSGSIGAMGQDQYDGFMLGLEQMGGKLGGKTIEVVKEDDQFKPDVGVQVAQKLISEDKVPIITGVSYSNVMMAINKKITDAGVFLIGSASGPSPMAGAACSPLFFSTSWQNDQMSEAVGKYATEKGYKKIFAMGPNFQGWKDALAGFRRYYKEPFVKELHTPLNQMDLSAEMAQIALAKPDAVFAHYAGGLGVNFIKQYRQAGLLGKIPLIVVATVDGLTLPALNETALGVMTAQVWAPDTDNAANKAFVEAFEKKYGRIPSNFAAQAYDSAKLLDVAIGQVKGDLSNKEAFAAALKNAKFESVRGKFAFNNNNFPIENFNLLEVGKDAKGRVSMVTKGVLLVDQKDAYHQECPMK
- a CDS encoding ABC transporter ATP-binding protein yields the protein MLLAVDRVESSYDATQVLFGVSIGVAAGDFVTLLGRNGMGRSTLINTIMGFIKPRAGTILFDGKPIQARPCHEVARYGIGLVPEGRRVFPTLTVYENLIAFQRGERNRAAAWTVDRVYKLFPRLKERKGQLAATLSGGEQQMLAIARALVTNPRLLILDEATEGLAPLVSEEIWSSLRELRREGLSIIVTDKNLKPLLDLASRHYVLSKGRVVWEGTSEEFNGRQDELKAYLGV
- a CDS encoding ABC transporter ATP-binding protein; amino-acid sequence: MNGVNPALSTRGLVKRFSGVLASDNVDFDLLPGEVHAIIGPNGAGKTTFIKQITGEHFPTAGRITLGDTDITRMRTDRRILLGLGRSFQVTSVLRDLTVLENVILAVQAKSGHSFKFWHRAVEASELREPALATLADVGLRAKADLPSRVLAYGELRQLEMAMVIASNPQVLLLDEPMAGMGTVESRLMVELLQSFRGRFSTILVEHDMDAVFALADRISVLVYGRIIATGSPAEIRENPQVRASYLGEAA
- a CDS encoding branched-chain amino acid ABC transporter permease, whose translation is MTTMSAPSLNRPALPAFAVWLVVLAAAALVLLPIAARYAETPYYVVLVTRLLIFAVAATALNLVLGFGGMVSFGHSLFMGIGAYSVALCSYFGIGNGWAHLAFAIVVSAFAAMATGAVALRTRGVAFIMITLAFAQMFYFLVISLKEFGGDDGLPISMGSRFGFVDLKNPTTLYYTTFGVLALLIYGSYRLYHARFGLVLRGCMINEDRMRALGFPTTTYKLVAYVLSGCVAGISGLLLANLTMFASPSYASWTVSGDLMIMVVLGGTGTVMGPAFGAFAFLLIEDLLKRFTDHWIGGVGVMIVLIGLLARRGLWGSLPGRPR
- a CDS encoding branched-chain amino acid ABC transporter permease; this encodes MLGSLFIIQTLNGIQFGVMLFLLAAGLTLVFGIMNFVNMMHGALYMTGAYVAATLYNKTGLFVMSLLLVVPITVAIGAVLERFVFKHLYDRDHLDQVLCTYGFILIFNEMARSFWGPSPYFMGMPDALSDTYEVLGVGYPVYRLVIVAAGLLAAIGAYVLIHQTRFGMLIRAGASDRAMVAGLGVNINLLNTMIFGLGAGLAGLAGALAAPILSVEPGMGETVLILTVVVIVIGGIGSVRGAFYAALIVGLVDTIGRSMLPFVFESFLSSSLAGAAGPAVASMIIYLLMALVLAFRPNGLFPVRGR
- a CDS encoding GMC family oxidoreductase; its protein translation is MSLVTTFDYIVVGAGSSGCALAHRLTEDGMSRLLLIEAGKDWPPGREPASMLDSFPLIAYFTRDFIWPDMRVTFRPRDRAGNAPMRNYEQARVVGGGSSINGQFANRGAPADYDEWAQLGAEGWNWDNVLPYFKRLEHDLDMDGPLHGRGGRIPIRRIFPHLWSGFTNAAVQAFEDNGYRNIWDQNGEWQDGYFPSTFSNAFDRRVSSAIGYLDAATRLRPNLEIASEMSVTRLLFEGRRAIGVKARAANGETHTFFAREIILTGGALHTPAMLMRAGIGPGTELKRHGIDVVLDRPGVGDNLNDHPSVGVAAFLERAARLDPAIRRHIHVSLRYTARTPDAQPGDMFLCPLNRTAWHAVGHRLCSLMVILNKPYSRGRVRLTSARPDDEPDVDFNLLSDERDMARMVDAVRFIDALYQAPSIKSVARHPFLASYTERVRRMSKYNKVNAALTQAASTFLDAPDAVRKSFLRGFIAEGEPLSDLLADEAKLRENLLRVVVGVWHASGTCRMGRPDDPYAVTDSRGKVIGVEGLRIADCSVIPALPRANTNIPAIMIGEKMSDLIREDNRGLNYAAGGDTLIEALP
- a CDS encoding LysR substrate-binding domain-containing protein translates to MESRRYRQLVSRLKLRHLRLVEAVAEAGGVSAAAEVLKITQPAVSKGLREVEEIIGMPLFERGPQGLSLTATGQIVLARGKVIQSELRQVSDEIEALSTGISGIMSIGTALVSRPKLIPRALNLMRERTSAAAVRLIDGTEETLLDWLREGTLDLMVGRLPPTDRDDEFVREVLCNVPIVVVAGKHHPLAARADVSYLDLAKVDWIFPPPRSFVHAAIMQVFVQNGLPRPKQYVECLSYLTVRSLLTENAMVAALPQSVTERDEETGAIVRLPVALPHVSLPVGIIMRADRSITPSLKLLVECLRMAAY